A part of Ascochyta rabiei chromosome 3, complete sequence genomic DNA contains:
- a CDS encoding mitochondrial thiamine pyrophosphate transporter, translated as MSEGVAQLKHEGSQRQVVVAGAVAGLVSRFVIAPLDVIKIRLQLQIHSLSDPLSVRGVHGPVYKGTLGTLKQILQQEGLTGLWKGNIPAELMYLAYGSIQFSAYTYVSSLLEHPSQPVPLPGSAVNFISGAAAGAAATTATYPLDLLRTRFAAQGINRVYTSIAASLKQIAQQEGPTGFFRGLGAGVSQIVPYMGLFFATYEGLKPLVADSPVPLPFGTSDAAAGVIASVLSKTAVYPLDTTRKRLQVQGPMLTRYVHGNIPEYRGVMSTVLRIWRQEGRRGMYRGLTVSLLKAAPASAVTMWTYERAMAFMLAWEQERA; from the exons ATGTCTGAGGGTGTCGCGCAGCTCAAGCATGAG GGCTCGCAGCGACAGGTCGTGGTAGCTGGCGCTGTCGCCGGCCTTGTGTCGCG CTTTGTTATAGCTCCCCTCGACGTCATCAAAATCCGCCTACAACTCCAGATCCACTCGCTCTCCGACCCCCTCAGCGTCCGCGGCGTCCATGGCCCCGTCTACAAAGGAACCTTGGGCACCCTCAAGCAGATCCTGCAACAAGAAGGCCTGACAGGGCTATGGAAGGGCAACATCCCCGCTGAACTGATGTACCTGGCCTATGGAAGCATTCAGTTTTCTGCCTACACATACGTCTCGTCTCTCTTGGAGCACCCCTCGCAGCCAGTACCTCTTCCTGGCTCAGCTGTCAACTTCATCAGCGGCGCTGCTGCAGGTGCGGCCGCGACAACGGCTACCTACCCGCTCGATCTGCTGCGCACACGGTTTGCCGCCCAGGGCATCAATCGCGTGTACACATCCATTGCAGCCTCACTCAAGCAGATCGCGCAGCAGGAAGGGCCCACGGGATTCTTCCGCGGCCTGGGCGCTGGCGTGAGCCAGATTGTGCCCTATATGGGCTTGTTTTTTGCGACTTATGAGGGTCTGAAGCCACTCGTGGCAGACTCGCCCGTACCCTTGCCCTTTGGCACTTCGGATGCCGCTGCCGGCGTAATTGCCAGTGTCTTGTCTAAAACTGCCGTTTACCCTCTTGACACCACACGAAAGCGTCTGCAGGTTCAAGGGCCCATGTTGACACGCTACGTACATGGTAACATACCCGAGTATAGAGGTGTGATGAGTACGGTGTTGCGCATATGGAGGCAGGAGGGTAGACGTGGCATGTACCGCGGCCTAACAGTCAGCTTGCTCAAGGCCGCGCCTGCGAGCGCCGTCACCATGTGGACGTACGAAAGAGCCATGGCATTTATGCTGGCTTGGGAACAAGAGCGAGCGTGA